A single window of Actinomycetota bacterium DNA harbors:
- a CDS encoding shikimate dehydrogenase yields the protein TTVWAACVASPEEIGGKFLEDCNVASINQTDSLGGVKAYALDADTAEALWTLSEQLVDESFAFNR from the coding sequence ACAACCGTCTGGGCTGCCTGTGTGGCATCTCCGGAAGAAATCGGCGGAAAGTTCCTTGAGGACTGCAATGTTGCGAGCATCAACCAGACTGACTCTTTAGGAGGGGTCAAGGCCTACGCGCTTGACGCCGATACTGCCGAAGCCCTGTGGACACTGAGTGAGCAACTGGTTGATGAGAGCTTCGCCTTCAACCGCTGA